From Mytilus edulis chromosome 9, xbMytEdul2.2, whole genome shotgun sequence, the proteins below share one genomic window:
- the LOC139489651 gene encoding CDGSH iron-sulfur domain-containing protein 2 homolog B-like yields MEIVNRLITSTLPNYFASLPIPKSVFGFIQLSGGDWIALIPFVGTVSLIAYVTVKAFQPKPSVEKKPICNLKIQKEVQKVVNIVDIEEIGEKVSYCRCWRSKRFPLCDGSHTKHNEDTGDNVGPLVLKRKSN; encoded by the exons ATGGAAATTGTAAATCGTCTTATCACATCTACTTTGCCAAATTATTTTGCTAGTTTACCTATTCCCAAGTCAGTCTTTGGCTTTATACAGCTGTCTG GTGGTGATTGGATAGCCCTGATACCATTCGTAGGAACAGTATCATTAATAGCCTATGTCACTGTTAAAGCATTCCAACCTAAGCCTTCAGTAGAGAAAAAACCTATatgtaatttaaaaatccaaaaagAAGTACAGAAAGTTGTTAATATTGTTGATATTGAGGAGATTGGAGAAAAAGTTTCATACTGCAGATGCTGGAGATCAAAAAGg tttccgTTGTGTGATGGATCACATACCAAGCACAACGAAGACACTGGTGACAATGTTGGACCACTTGTTCTGAAGAGGAAAAGTAATTAA